The following are encoded in a window of Rhodothermus bifroesti genomic DNA:
- the rpsL gene encoding 30S ribosomal protein S12, translating to MPTIQQLIRLGRKPKIRKSKSVALHGCPQRRGVCTRVYTTTPKKPNSALRKVAKVRLTNGEEVIAYIPGEGHNLQEHSIVLVRGGRVKDLPGVKYHIVRGALDAAGVTDRRKSRSKYGTKRPKK from the coding sequence GTGCCAACAATACAGCAGCTAATTCGGCTGGGGCGTAAGCCCAAAATTAGAAAGTCCAAGTCGGTTGCCCTGCATGGGTGTCCGCAGCGTCGGGGGGTATGCACGCGTGTGTATACGACCACGCCGAAAAAGCCGAACTCTGCGCTTCGGAAGGTAGCCAAGGTGCGTTTGACCAATGGAGAGGAGGTGATTGCCTATATTCCTGGGGAGGGGCACAATTTGCAGGAGCACTCGATTGTGTTGGTGCGCGGTGGTCGTGTGAAGGACCTGCCGGGAGTGAAGTACCACATTGTGCGTGGTGCTTTGGACGCGGCAGGGGTAACCGACCGGCGCAAGTCGCGTTCCAAGTATGGTACCAAGCGGCCTAAGAAATAA